The following are from one region of the Sorghum bicolor cultivar BTx623 chromosome 2, Sorghum_bicolor_NCBIv3, whole genome shotgun sequence genome:
- the LOC8086401 gene encoding F-box/FBD/LRR-repeat protein At1g13570, which yields MDSALPPPPDSADACIPPDNNRTSCNAQQHVQSPDRISSLPDGILINILSLMTVREAAVTDVLSTRWRHLWESVDHLILDMHTFGMQVPPNSDNHGNLDFSNSEATTFVRKVNELLSHHKGNKLKEFKVEFPLSSAHASELDRWVAFAVASHAETLTLSLCDEHGRIAIDHREAYFFPLKQFSDVGGCQLHVLSLYECIFETVPANLSGFSCLYSLSLCNVRVVDEVLLSIMSSCNALCYLYLRSCHKLIDLRVSHAQLVNLEVYSCGRLRNISIHAEKLESFSYKGRRVDIEYECVPVLSKLGAYFGILKHTLDLLDNFPNKLKVLTLHFPSRCQVSRILQHNGRFAVLKEITLCIKMRQSWKNSIRIVALILQSAPLVETLNLEVCGNLRPLKMLKIRWPKNFTAASLRTIRIGGFSGESELVHLLLFLLRRSPVLKTLVIRTHQVRHPALRISEIERSKDAALRCNYGREVAQTHLAPNVPATVKLSIM from the exons ATGGACTCTGCTCTGC cgccgccgccggattcCGCAG ATGCCTGCATTCCACCAGACAACAACAGGACCTCGTGCAATGCCCAGCAACATGTCCAG AGTCCTGATAGGATCAGTTCACTGCCAGATGGCATTTTGATCAATATCCTTTCACTGATGACTGTACGTGAGGCTGCAGTGACTGATGTTCTTTCTACAAGATGGAGACACCTCTGGGAATCTGTGGACCATCTCATCCTTGACATGCATACTTTTGGGATGCAAGTGCCCCCAAATTCAGATAATCATGGAAATCTTGATTTCTCGAATTCAGAAGCTACAACATTTGTGCGCAAAGTAAATGAACTTTTAAGCCATCACAAGGGCAATAAACTCAAGGAATTCAAGGTCGAATTCCCATTAAGCTCAGCCCATGCTTCTGAGCTAGATCGATGGGTTGCATTTGCTGTTGCATCCCATGCAGAAACACTCACTCTTTCCCTTTGTGATGAGCATGGCAGGATAGCCATAGATCATAGAGAGGCATATTTCTTCCCTTTGAAGCAGTTTTCTGATGTGGGTGGCTGTCAATTGCATGTATTGTCTCTTTACGAGTGCATTTTTGAAACAGTACCTGCAAACCTCAGTGGATTTTCTTGTCTGTATTCCCTGTCACTCTGCAATGTGCGAGTGGTTGATGAGGTTCTTCTGAGTATCATGTCCAGCTGTAATGCTCTTTGCTACTTGTATCTGAGATCATGCCATAAATTGATTGATCTAAGAGTTTCTCATGCACAACTGGTGAACTTGGAAGTTTATTCCTGTGGGAGATTAAGAAATATCAGTATTCATGCTGAAAAATTGGAGAGTTTCTCATACAAGGGTCGAAGAGTAGACATTGAGTATGAGTGTGTGCCAGTTCTTAGCAAGCTAGGTGCTTATTTCGGGATTCTGAAACACACTTTGGATCTCTTAGATAATTTTCCTAATAAGCTCAAAGTGCTGACATTACATTTTCCATCACGTTGTCAG GTATCTCGTATACTACAACACAATGGAAGGTTTGCTGTTTTGAAGGAAATTACATTGTGTATAAAAATGCGTCAGTCTTGGAAAAATAGCATTCGTATTGTGGCTCTGATCCTTCAATCTGCTCCTTTAGTTGAAACACTTAATCTTGAG GTTTGTGGCAACCTGCGACCACTGAAGATGCTGAAGATTAGATGGCCCAAGAATTTTACAGCTGCAAGTCTCAGGACTATTAGGATTGGAGGGTTTAGTGGGGAATCAGAATTGGTGCATCTCTTGCTGTTTCTGTTAAGGAGGTCACCTGTGCTGAAGACACTTGTAATTCGCACACATCAAGTCAGGCACCCAGCCTTGCGCATATCGGAGATTGAGAGGTCTAAAGATGCTGCTCTGAGGTGCAATTATGGAAGAGAGGTGGCCCAGACACACCTGGCTCCTAATGTTCCAGCTACCGTGAAGCTCAGCATTATGTGA
- the LOC8079916 gene encoding putative F-box/LRR-repeat protein At3g58880 isoform X2 produces the protein MDSALPPPPGDPPPPDSADECIPPKKRGTWHSDQQPVTFIPPKKRRIWRNVQHPEVSNIDWISAMPDDILVKILSLVTIREAAMTDCLSSRWRHLWENIHQLSLKARAFGMQVLPNSNYLENPDLWNSEATKFVHKVNELLRHHNGSGVQEFKVQFPLTSAHAPDINRWVVFAVTSGAKSLKLLLSLCDVHGMVAIQHVEPYSFPLKHFTDVLF, from the exons ATGGACTCTGCTCTGCCTCCGCCGCCCGGGGACCCGCCGCCGCCAGATTCCGCAG ATGAATGCATCCCACCAAAAAAGAGGGGCACTTGGCACAGCGATCAGCAACCTGTGACCTTCATTCCACCAAAGAAAAGGAGGATTTGGCGGAATGTCCAGCATCCCGAAGTGTCG AATATTGATTGGATCAGTGCGATGCCAGATGACATTTTGGTTAAAATTCTTTCATTAGTGACAATAAGGGAGGCTGCAATGACTGACTGTCTTTCCAGCAGATGGAGACACCTGTGGGAAAACATCCACCAGCTCAGCCTTAAGGCCCGTGCTTTTGGGATGCAAGTGCTACCAAATTCCAATTATCTTGAAAATCCTGATCTCTGGAATTCAGAAGCTACAAAGTTCGTGCATAAAGTAAATGAGCTTCTGCGGCATCATAATGGTAGTGGAGTCCAGgaattcaaagttcagttcccaTTAACTTCAGCTCATGCTCCTGACATTAATCGCTGGGTTGTGTTTGCTGTGACGTCTGGTGCCAAAAGCCTCAAACTTTTACTATCCCTTTGTGACGTGCATGGTATGGTGGCCATACAACATGTAGAGCCCTACAGCTTCCCTTTGAAGCATTTTACTGATGTG TTGTTCTGA
- the LOC8079916 gene encoding F-box protein At5g03100 isoform X1 gives MDSALPPPPGDPPPPDSADECIPPKKRGTWHSDQQPVTFIPPKKRRIWRNVQHPEVSNIDWISAMPDDILVKILSLVTIREAAMTDCLSSRWRHLWENIHQLSLKARAFGMQVLPNSNYLENPDLWNSEATKFVHKVNELLRHHNGSGVQEFKVQFPLTSAHAPDINRWVVFAVTSGAKSLKLLLSLCDVHGMVAIQHVEPYSFPLKHFTDVVGCKLHRLHLSNCSIETVHANLSGFSYLYCLKLDSVAVVDAVVLNIMSSCSALRLMGLRKCHQLINLRASHPQLLCMEVYDCKSLISISIHAEKLVDFSYKGHKVDVQYEYAPVVHSLSAHFVKKNECPLECIGAHFKLRSLTLQFPSRLQVPCVLQKGERFAGLKEIVLCLLTSWKERIHSVAYLLKAAPVVETFKLEVYGNLQPVSKLKVKWPKNCILRVLHTVKLGGFSGEAELLRLLFFLLRRSPMLKDLLIDPHPCHYVGFGRWKREKSEDAMRCYYARGVALKHLPPKIPSTVKLSVM, from the exons ATGGACTCTGCTCTGCCTCCGCCGCCCGGGGACCCGCCGCCGCCAGATTCCGCAG ATGAATGCATCCCACCAAAAAAGAGGGGCACTTGGCACAGCGATCAGCAACCTGTGACCTTCATTCCACCAAAGAAAAGGAGGATTTGGCGGAATGTCCAGCATCCCGAAGTGTCG AATATTGATTGGATCAGTGCGATGCCAGATGACATTTTGGTTAAAATTCTTTCATTAGTGACAATAAGGGAGGCTGCAATGACTGACTGTCTTTCCAGCAGATGGAGACACCTGTGGGAAAACATCCACCAGCTCAGCCTTAAGGCCCGTGCTTTTGGGATGCAAGTGCTACCAAATTCCAATTATCTTGAAAATCCTGATCTCTGGAATTCAGAAGCTACAAAGTTCGTGCATAAAGTAAATGAGCTTCTGCGGCATCATAATGGTAGTGGAGTCCAGgaattcaaagttcagttcccaTTAACTTCAGCTCATGCTCCTGACATTAATCGCTGGGTTGTGTTTGCTGTGACGTCTGGTGCCAAAAGCCTCAAACTTTTACTATCCCTTTGTGACGTGCATGGTATGGTGGCCATACAACATGTAGAGCCCTACAGCTTCCCTTTGAAGCATTTTACTGATGTGGTAGGCTGCAAATTGCACCGATTGCACCTGTCAAATTGCAGTATAGAAACAGTGCATGCAAACCTTAGTGGGTTTTCTTATCTTTATTGTCTTAAACTCGACTCTGTGGCTGTGGTTGATGCAGTTGTTCTGAATATTATGTCCAGTTGTTCTGCTCTCCGCCTCATGGGTCTGAGGAAATGCCATCAGCTGATTAATTTGAGAGCTTCTCATCCACAATTGTTGTGCATGGAAGTTTATGACTGCAAGAGCTTAATAAGTATCAGTATTCATGCTGAGAAGCTCGTGGATTTCTCATACAAGGGTCATAAGGTGGATGTCCAGTATGAATATGCGCCAGTTGTTCACAGTCTCAGTGCTCATTTTGTGAAGAAGAATGAATGTCCTTTAGAGTGCATAGGTGCACACTTTAAGCTCAGAAGTTTGACCTTGCAATTTCCCTCACGTTTACAG GTACCCTGTGTGCTGCAAAAGGGTGAAAGATTCGCTGGTCTTAAGGAAATTGTGCTGTGTCTCTTGACATCTTGGAAAGAGCGCATCCATTCGGTGGCTTATCTCCTGAAAGCTGCCCCTGTTGTTGAAACATTTAAGCTTGAG GTTTATGGAAATTTGCAACCGGTGAGTAAGTTGAAAGTTAAATGGCCCAAGAATTGTATTCTTAGAGTGCTCCACACTGTCAAGCTCGGAGGGTTTAGTGGGGAAGCTGAGTTGTTGCGGCTCTTGTTCTTTCTGCTAAGGAGGTCACCAATGCTTAAGGATCTGCTAATTGACCCACATCCATGCCACTACGTAGGCTTTGGCCGATGGAAGAGGGAAAAGTCTGAAGATGCCATGAGGTGCTATTATGCGAGAGGGGTGGCTTTGAAACACCTGCCCCCCAAAATTCCATCTACTGTAAAGTTGAGCGTTATGTGA